The Xanthomonas indica sequence CCATCCAGCTGTGCGCCGACAGGAACTGGCGCAGGGTCGCGGCCTTCATGGGGTCACCTGCACGAGATGGCTGGCCTTGAGCAGGAACAGCGCCACGTAGCACAGCGCGGTCGCCGCGCCCAGCCACAGCCACGCGCGTGCGCCGCTGCGGAACACGAAGGCCAGCGACATCGCGCCGATCCACGCCGGGAACACCAGCAACAGCCAGGGCAGCGTATGCACCTGCAGATTGCCCGGCCACAGCAACACGCACAGGCCGATCGCACCCACCGCCAGCGGCAGGCCGAGCACGATCGCCGCCAGCCACCTAGCCCACATCGCCAGCCCCTCGGTGCAATTGCCGCCACGCATCCAGGTACGGCAAGGCCACCGCCGCCAGCATCGTCGCGCTCAATGCGGCGAAGACGCCGGCCCACACGCCGAGCGCGGCGATCGCCGCACCCAGCGCCGCCACGCACAGCAGCGTGCCGGCCACGCGCAGCGCGCGCGCGCGCCGGCGCCAGGCCGGGCACAGCCGCTGATGCGCGGTGGCCAGGTAGAACGCCAGCGCCGCCAGCGCGGCGGCCAGCAGATAGCCGGCGGTGGCGAGGGCGGTCATCACCAGCGCGCCTCGAAGCCGATGCCGACCACCCGCGGCGCGCCCAGGATCGCGACCGGCTCGGTGGCCCAGCGGTACTGCACGTAGTCGCGGTCGAGCAGGTTGTTGGCGAAGATCCACGCGCTCCAGTCCAGGTTCTCGTAGCCGAACTTGGCGTTGACCACGGTGCGCGAGGCCAGCTGCACGGCGCCGGCGCCGATGTCGGTGTACACGCGGTCGCGGAAGCTGGCGTTGAGGTTGGCCAGCCAGCCGTCGGCAAAGCGCCAGTTGGCGCCCAGCGCGGCGGTCCAGTGCGGCGCGTAGGCGAACTCGCGGCCGGCGTAGTCGATGACCGAGGCGCCGGCGATGGTGGCGAAGCTGTCGTAGCGGGTGTGCGCATAGCCCAGCGAGCCGTACCAGTCGAAGGCCTCGTTGGGGCGATGGCTGGCCTCCAGCTCGGCCCCGTACAGATGCGCGCGGCCGGCGTTGACGGTGTTGTAGTCGAAGCTGTTGAGGCCGAAGTAGGCGGTGGTCTGCTTGTCCTTCCAGTCGATGTAGTAGGCGTTGGCGTTGAGGGTCAGGCGCCGGTCCAGCCACTGCGAGCGCAGCGAGGCCTCGTAGTTCCAGGTGTATTCCGGGTCGTAGGGGAAGGCCTGGCTGCGCGCGGAGTTGAAGCTGGAGCCGCCGGAGCGGTAACCGCGCTGCACCACCAGGCTGGTCGACAGGTCCGGATTCCAGTCGTAGCGCACGCCGAGCTTGGGCAGCAAGGCGTCGAAGTCGCGCGTGTTCCAGGCCACCTCGCCGTTGGCCGAGCGCACGATGCCGGCCACGCCCTGGTTGATCGCGACGATGGCCCGGTACAGCGCGGTGCCGCTGGCGGCGAAGGCGGCCGGGTCGGGATAGCGGCCGGCGAAGGCGGCGGTGGTGTCGGAGGCCATGGCGTAGCGCTGGCGGTCGTAGCGCAGCCCGCCCAGCAGCGAGAAGCCGCTGCCGACCTGCCACTGGCCGTCGGCGAACAGCGCGCGGTTGCTGGAGCGGGTCGGGCTGGCGCTGACGTAGTCGACCGGAATCACCGGCAGCGCCTGCGCGTAGCGGGTGGCGATCGCGGTGGCGGTGGCGGCCGGGAAGCCGGCGCTGCGCAGCAGGCCGGCGATGGTCGTGGTCGGCGTGGCGACGTTGTTCAGCAGTTGCGCGTCGTTGTCTTCCACGTGCCGCGCCCAGTACGCGCCGATCAGGCCCTGCACCGAGGCGCCGGCGTAGTGCAGGCGCAGTTCCTGCGAGGCGGTGGTGTCGTCGAGCTGGCGCTGCGCGTAGCCGGCGTTGTCCGGGCCATGGTCCATGTCCCACAGGCTGGACGAGGTGACCTTGTTCCAGGCGCTGACCGAGGACAGCGACCAGGCGTCGGAAAGCGCGTAGTCGGCCTGTAGGGTGACGATGTCGCTGTCGCTGCGGGTGCGGTCCGGGGTGTTGTTGGTGGCGTAGCGGTGCTCGAGGTAGTCGGGCAGGTCGGTGCGCACGTAGGTGTACATGTACGGGCCGGTGCGGTGCGAGCGGGTGTAGCCCAGTTGCACCTTCAGCCCGGCGATCGCCGACGGCGTCCACAGCAGCTTGCCGCGATAGATCGCCGAGACCTGCGCGTCGTCGGCGGCCTGGCGGGTGAGGTTCCAGGTGTAGCCGTCGAAGCTGCGCTGCTCCACCGAGGCGCGGAACGCCAGCTCGTCGGGCACGATCGGCCCGCCGATCGCGCCGGCCAGGCTGCGGTCGGACGGATCGGAGGCCAGCACCCGCAGCTTGCCCTGCCAATCCATGGTCGGCTCGGCGGTGCGCAGGACGATCGCGCCCGCCAGGGCGTTCTCGCCCTGCAGGGTGGACTGCGGACCGCGCAGGACCTCCACCTGCTGCAGGTCCCACAGGCTCAGCGGCGCCCAGCTGATCGCCTTCCACGGCAGGGCGGCGCCGTCCAGGTAGATGGTGGCCAGCGGCGCATCGCTGCCGCCGTCGATGTTGCGGATGCCGCGGATGCTGAAGCCGGCATCGCCATAGGTCTGCGCCATGTTGGCGGTGCGGTTGAACACCTCGTAGGCGTTCTGCAGGTTCTCCTGCTCGATGCGCGCCTCGGTGGTGACGGCGACCGAGCTGGTGGTGTCCTGCACGCTGCGGCCGCTCTTCTCGCCGGTGACGACGATCTGGTCGAGGGTGGTGGGATCGGGGGGAGGCGCGACTTCGGCGCCAGCGGCGCGCGTTGTGGGCGCCCAGCCCAGCAGGATGGACACGACAGACAAGGACAACACCGATCGCGCGACGCGCATGCACCACTCCCCCCGAAAGACTCACGGATGAAGGCATGGCGGCGGCTGTGCCCGGCTGCCGGACCCGGCAGCGCTGGGCGCGGACTGTAGCAGAGCGGGGGCGGGGCCGCCATGGGATTTGGGATGGGCGGCAGGTTTGCTCGGGGGTCTTGGGGGCGTGGGAGCGGCTTCAGCCGCGACGGGGGTTCCCGGGAACGCTCGTCGCGGCTGAAGCCGCTCCTACGGGTGGGCATCGCGCCAACGTATGCGTCACGCGCAGAGACGTGTTGTGGGAGGGACTTCAGTCCCGACGCAGTAGTAACCGGCGGCTGCCGCAATGCGGGGGGCGATCGTCTCAGGGGACTAGCGAGGCTGGCGCATCGCGCGTCGTGGCTGAAGCCGCTCCTACAGTTCTTCTCGTCCGGCACTCACGCTTGAAGCAACAGCAAAGGCTTTCGCCCTTGCGGGCGAGTTACTTTTCTTTGCTTGTGCAAAGAAAAGTAACCAAAAGAAAGCACACCCTGCCTCGCGCCCTCCGCGCTGCGCGCTCCGGGTCCGCGTCCATCACGGGGATCCGCGGAAGGGGGCATCCTGCCCCTGCCGCGGACGGCGTACATCCATGTACGCCGCCCTTCGGGTTTTTCCCCGCGATGGCCGCCGCTTCGGAAGGGAACCCGGTGAATCAAAAGCAAGAGCCAAAGCCAGGCAACAACAACAGCAACAGCAACAGCAACGGCAACGGCAACGGCAACGGCAACGGCAACGGCGACGGCGACGGCGACGGCTATCGTCACAGCGGCGGCAACGTGCTCCTATCAAACGCAAACGGGCAGGAGAACCATCGCCCTCCTACCCGCTGGCGCCGGCGTGTGCTGCCGGCGCGTGTGCTGCGATGCCTGCGATCAGTGCCAGTGCAGGTTGAACGAGACGCCGACGATGCGCGGTTCGTTGTACACGGCCGCCATGTAGTTCTCGATCACGCCCTTGAGGTTCTTCTCGTTGGTGATGTTGCGGGCGAATGCGGCCACTTCCCATGCGCCGTAGTCGCCGGTGTAGCCCAGCTTGAGGCCGCCCTCGAAGTTGCCGTTGGAGGTGAACTCG is a genomic window containing:
- a CDS encoding TonB-dependent receptor, giving the protein MSILLGWAPTTRAAGAEVAPPPDPTTLDQIVVTGEKSGRSVQDTTSSVAVTTEARIEQENLQNAYEVFNRTANMAQTYGDAGFSIRGIRNIDGGSDAPLATIYLDGAALPWKAISWAPLSLWDLQQVEVLRGPQSTLQGENALAGAIVLRTAEPTMDWQGKLRVLASDPSDRSLAGAIGGPIVPDELAFRASVEQRSFDGYTWNLTRQAADDAQVSAIYRGKLLWTPSAIAGLKVQLGYTRSHRTGPYMYTYVRTDLPDYLEHRYATNNTPDRTRSDSDIVTLQADYALSDAWSLSSVSAWNKVTSSSLWDMDHGPDNAGYAQRQLDDTTASQELRLHYAGASVQGLIGAYWARHVEDNDAQLLNNVATPTTTIAGLLRSAGFPAATATAIATRYAQALPVIPVDYVSASPTRSSNRALFADGQWQVGSGFSLLGGLRYDRQRYAMASDTTAAFAGRYPDPAAFAASGTALYRAIVAINQGVAGIVRSANGEVAWNTRDFDALLPKLGVRYDWNPDLSTSLVVQRGYRSGGSSFNSARSQAFPYDPEYTWNYEASLRSQWLDRRLTLNANAYYIDWKDKQTTAYFGLNSFDYNTVNAGRAHLYGAELEASHRPNEAFDWYGSLGYAHTRYDSFATIAGASVIDYAGREFAYAPHWTAALGANWRFADGWLANLNASFRDRVYTDIGAGAVQLASRTVVNAKFGYENLDWSAWIFANNLLDRDYVQYRWATEPVAILGAPRVVGIGFEARW